One window of Papio anubis isolate 15944 chromosome 10, Panubis1.0, whole genome shotgun sequence genomic DNA carries:
- the LOC108581398 gene encoding eukaryotic translation initiation factor 3 subunit A-like encodes MGSGWSAASDPRLGAWRSPVRPEPAPLRGVARRRGGAEAGGREVKVRIAGSGRLLEGARRRGPRESRRGRGAGKEDTGHLASAWARGKGDPRVAVPGRSSRTQKQAEKASRARSRTPHRLAGCREAPEEEVPHNGREQRGAERDCGLRPPPACAQSPPRPAGAAAAALPRHLLTPSWRPGLESGG; translated from the coding sequence ATGGGCTCGGGTTGGTCGGCGGCCTCCGACCCTCGACTAGGTGCCTGGCGGAGCCCGGTGCGTCCGGAGCCCGCGCCCCTCAGAGGGGTCGCGCGTCGCCGCGGCGGCGCTGAGGCTGGCGGTCGGGAGGTGAAAGTCCGGATTGCGGGGTCAGGACGCCTCCTGGAGGGGGCGCGGCGCAGGGGGCCGCGGGAAAGCCGCCGAGGGCGCGGAGCGGGAAAGGAGGACACTGGCCACCTCGCCTCCGCCTGGGCACGGGGCAAGGGGGACCCACGCGTGGCGGTGCCGGGGAGGTCCTCACGTActcaaaaacaagcagaaaaggCATCCAGGGCCCGTTCCCGAACTCCCCACAGACTGGCAGGGTGCAGAGAAGCGCCTGAGGAGGAAGTGCCACACAATGGGCGAGAACAAAGGGGAGCGGAGCGAGACTGCGGCCTGCGCCCGCCCCCTGCTTGCGCACagtccccgccccgccccgcgggcgccgccgccgccgccctccCGCGCCACCTTCTGACCCCGAGCTGGAGACCCGGTCTGGAGTCCGGCGGCTAG